In Kitasatospora viridis, the following are encoded in one genomic region:
- a CDS encoding TauD/TfdA dioxygenase family protein gives MTTALTELRLTPVAGRIGAIVDEVRLGGDLPAGTVTAIEDALHRHKVLFFRGQQHLDDAGHEAFARLLGHPVGHPTVPSADGRYVFELDATKGVRANNWHTDVTFVPSYPKASILRALELPPAGGSTVWANTAAAYQDLPAPLKVLADSLRAVHTNDYDYAASLALTPELAENQEVAELFRQVFVSTAFKTEHPVVRVHPVTGERSLLLGAFAQRIVGLSGADSRTLIGLFQRYVERLENTVRWDWQVGDVAIWDNRATQHYAVNDYGDQPRLVRRITLDGDLPVGVDGAASRLLEPAEPPAVAGLVPAEQLEAGLRGN, from the coding sequence ATGACCACCGCCCTCACCGAGCTGCGGCTCACCCCGGTCGCCGGCCGGATCGGCGCGATCGTCGACGAGGTGCGCCTCGGCGGCGACCTGCCGGCCGGCACCGTGACCGCGATCGAGGACGCCCTGCACCGGCACAAGGTGCTCTTCTTCCGCGGCCAGCAGCACCTGGACGACGCCGGGCACGAGGCCTTCGCCCGCCTGCTCGGCCACCCGGTGGGCCACCCGACCGTGCCCAGCGCCGACGGCCGCTACGTCTTCGAGCTCGACGCCACCAAGGGCGTGCGGGCCAACAACTGGCACACCGACGTGACCTTTGTGCCCTCCTACCCGAAGGCGTCGATCCTGCGCGCGCTGGAGCTGCCGCCGGCCGGCGGCTCCACGGTGTGGGCCAACACGGCCGCCGCCTACCAGGACCTGCCGGCGCCGCTGAAGGTGCTGGCCGACAGCCTGCGGGCGGTGCACACCAACGACTACGACTACGCGGCGAGCCTGGCGCTGACCCCGGAGCTGGCGGAGAACCAGGAGGTCGCCGAGCTGTTCCGGCAGGTGTTCGTGTCGACCGCGTTCAAGACCGAGCACCCGGTGGTGCGGGTCCACCCGGTGACCGGCGAACGGAGCCTGCTGCTCGGCGCGTTCGCGCAGCGGATCGTCGGTCTGTCGGGCGCCGACAGCAGGACGCTGATCGGCCTGTTCCAGCGCTACGTCGAGCGCCTGGAGAACACCGTGCGCTGGGACTGGCAGGTCGGCGACGTGGCGATCTGGGACAACCGGGCCACCCAGCACTACGCGGTCAACGACTACGGCGACCAGCCGCGCCTGGTGCGCCGGATCACCCTGGACGGCGACCTGCCGGTCGGCGTGGACGGCGCGGCGAGCCGCCTGCTGGAGCCGGCTGAGCCGCCCGCGGTGGCGGGCCTGGTCCCGGCGGAGCAGCTCGAAGCGGGCCTGCGCGGGAACTGA
- a CDS encoding transketolase-like TK C-terminal-containing protein, whose translation MVPHTAPLGTEAGWPDRPAVPAPPGALAAVERRVLWLSTAIIDHANRVRPNPTGLKVGGHQASCASMASIMTALWFHTLSAEDRVSVKPHASPVLHAINHLLGELDAAKLTTLRAFGGLQSYPSRSKDPDPVDYSTGSVGIGATAPVWGAIARRYVDGRFGGAGTGRQYSLIGDAELDEGAVWEAVQDPMVPGLGELVWIVDLNRQSLDRVVPGIAADRLQGMFAAAGWQVLTLKYGRLLEELFTRPGGSALRTRIDAMGNPEYQRLLRCTAEQLRERLPGTGSTAGPIADLIAGLDDATLLAAVRNLGGHDLGVLLDAYDAIDDTRPTVIFAYTVKGHGLPTEGHPQNHSSLLTERQMRDLAAELGADLDHPWAGFGEGTAERALTAAAAERLRRPRHEPQRPPAVPADLARPAPGGTGTTQQALGRTLLDLTRQAPEAAGRIVTVSPDVSSSTNLGGWLNKVGVWSPAEQTDWFADDAETILHWRERPTGQHLELGIAETNLVGLLGELGTTWSRWGQPLLPIGVVYDPFVNRALEPWSFGIYAGGQSVLVGTPSGVTLAPEGGAHQSITTPSLGIEQPGCLSYEPAFALDTEWCLLAALGNLGKPDGSSAYLRLSTRPVDQTLAAVPTDPAARERRRRQVVAGAYVLRRADRPVVTLAAMGAMVTEALAAADRLAALGHGADVVCVTSPDLLFRALQARRGLATDPEWILAQAFPADRAAPLVTVLDGHPHTLAFLATVNNVPTTALGVTRFGQSGGLDEVYRHHGIDTDAIVAAALDLV comes from the coding sequence ATGGTTCCGCACACCGCACCGCTCGGTACCGAGGCCGGGTGGCCGGACCGCCCGGCGGTGCCCGCGCCGCCCGGCGCGCTCGCCGCCGTCGAGCGGCGGGTGCTGTGGCTGTCCACCGCGATCATCGACCACGCCAACCGGGTGCGGCCGAACCCCACGGGCCTCAAGGTCGGCGGGCACCAGGCCTCCTGCGCCTCGATGGCCTCGATCATGACGGCCCTGTGGTTCCACACCCTCTCCGCCGAGGACCGGGTCTCGGTCAAGCCCCACGCCTCGCCGGTACTGCACGCCATCAACCACCTGCTGGGCGAGCTGGACGCCGCCAAGCTGACCACCCTGCGCGCCTTCGGCGGCCTGCAGAGCTACCCGAGCCGGTCCAAGGACCCCGACCCGGTCGACTACTCGACCGGATCGGTCGGCATCGGTGCCACCGCCCCCGTCTGGGGTGCGATCGCCCGGCGCTACGTGGACGGCCGGTTCGGCGGGGCCGGCACCGGCCGCCAGTACTCGCTGATCGGCGACGCGGAACTCGACGAGGGCGCGGTCTGGGAGGCCGTGCAGGATCCGATGGTGCCGGGCCTCGGCGAGCTCGTCTGGATCGTCGACCTGAACCGGCAGTCCCTGGACCGGGTGGTGCCGGGCATCGCCGCCGACCGCCTGCAGGGCATGTTCGCGGCCGCCGGCTGGCAGGTGCTCACCCTCAAGTACGGGCGCCTGCTGGAGGAACTGTTCACCCGGCCCGGCGGATCCGCCCTGCGCACCCGCATCGACGCCATGGGCAACCCCGAGTACCAGCGCCTGCTGCGCTGCACCGCCGAGCAGCTGCGCGAGCGCCTGCCCGGCACGGGCTCCACGGCCGGCCCGATCGCCGACCTGATCGCGGGGCTCGACGACGCCACGCTGCTCGCCGCCGTGCGCAACCTCGGCGGCCACGACCTCGGCGTGCTGCTGGACGCCTACGACGCGATCGACGACACCCGCCCGACCGTCATCTTCGCCTACACCGTCAAGGGCCACGGCCTGCCCACCGAGGGCCACCCGCAGAACCACTCCTCGCTTCTGACCGAGCGTCAGATGCGGGACCTGGCCGCCGAGCTGGGCGCCGACCTCGACCACCCGTGGGCCGGCTTCGGCGAGGGCACCGCCGAGCGCGCCCTCACCGCGGCGGCCGCCGAACGCCTGCGCCGGCCCCGGCACGAGCCGCAGCGCCCGCCGGCCGTCCCCGCCGACCTCGCCCGCCCCGCCCCCGGCGGCACCGGCACCACCCAGCAGGCCCTGGGCCGGACCCTGCTCGACCTCACCCGGCAGGCACCCGAAGCGGCCGGCCGGATCGTCACCGTCAGCCCCGACGTCAGCTCCAGCACCAACCTCGGCGGCTGGCTCAACAAGGTCGGCGTGTGGTCGCCCGCGGAACAGACCGACTGGTTCGCCGACGACGCCGAGACCATCCTGCACTGGCGCGAGCGGCCCACCGGCCAGCACCTCGAACTCGGCATCGCCGAAACCAACTTGGTCGGCCTGCTCGGCGAGCTCGGCACCACCTGGAGTCGCTGGGGCCAGCCGCTGCTGCCGATCGGCGTGGTCTACGACCCGTTCGTCAACCGGGCGTTGGAGCCGTGGTCGTTCGGCATCTACGCCGGCGGCCAGTCCGTCCTGGTCGGCACCCCCTCGGGCGTCACCCTGGCACCGGAGGGCGGGGCGCACCAGTCGATCACCACGCCCTCGCTCGGCATCGAGCAGCCCGGCTGCCTCAGCTACGAGCCCGCCTTCGCCCTGGACACCGAGTGGTGCCTGCTCGCCGCCCTCGGCAACCTCGGCAAGCCGGACGGCAGTTCGGCCTACCTGCGGCTGTCGACCCGCCCCGTCGACCAGACCCTCGCGGCCGTCCCGACCGACCCGGCCGCCCGCGAACGCCGCCGCCGACAGGTGGTCGCCGGCGCCTACGTGCTCCGGCGCGCCGACCGGCCCGTGGTCACGCTCGCGGCGATGGGCGCCATGGTCACCGAGGCCCTGGCCGCCGCCGACCGGCTCGCCGCCCTCGGCCACGGCGCCGACGTCGTCTGCGTCACCAGCCCCGACCTGCTCTTCCGCGCCCTCCAGGCCCGCCGCGGCCTCGCCACCGACCCCGAGTGGATCCTCGCCCAGGCCTTCCCCGCCGACCGCGCCGCCCCACTGGTCACCGTCCTGGACGGCCACCCGCACACCCTCGCCTTCCTGGCCACCGTCAACAACGTCCCCACCACCGCCCTCGGCGTCACCCGCTTCGGCCAGTCCGGCGGCCTGGACGAGGTCTACCGCCACCACGGCATCGACACGGACGCCATCGTCGCCGCGGCGCTGGACCTGGTCTGA
- a CDS encoding GNAT family N-acetyltransferase, giving the protein MLTAVRDDRVVGAVGPVETMPDPIGRARLLPQYFGVVPECRGLDLGRLLWRAAMHWGYANGADHQLLQTTAGGVSDRLCQAEGLTGLGFACTTTV; this is encoded by the coding sequence GTGCTGACCGCAGTGCGTGACGACCGGGTGGTGGGCGCCGTCGGACCCGTGGAGACCATGCCCGACCCGATCGGCAGGGCCCGCCTGCTGCCGCAGTACTTCGGCGTCGTGCCCGAGTGCCGAGGCCTGGACCTCGGACGCCTGCTGTGGCGCGCGGCCATGCACTGGGGCTACGCCAACGGCGCCGACCACCAACTCCTGCAGACCACCGCCGGCGGCGTCTCCGACCGGCTCTGCCAGGCCGAAGGACTGACCGGCCTCGGCTTCGCCTGCACCACCACGGTCTGA
- a CDS encoding SMI1/KNR4 family protein, giving the protein MIDAASHELAGYLGELVAVKHRSPDDGLLTELVRVRHGEQPPGEERLTGHELVSLAALLLIAGHETTTNLNSGRHSHNHKRRSTDRVKPSTEAPDISGAMDAFDDEPPARDLDVLQAAFPVEWREPPLGEEDVAVWEDEHGVRLPEPYRSFITHITNGSSYGPPEDGGLLPLGWLPPGWPDQGDRDPATAFPLEQAWPWEDEEVTATDFDQRTVDVYNHGSIVLGTDDELSYWLLVTTGPQRGKIWLVSEVGAYPYPGPEAIGFVEWVQRWQAGSGWWD; this is encoded by the coding sequence GTGATCGACGCCGCGTCACACGAGCTGGCCGGCTACCTGGGCGAGCTCGTCGCCGTCAAGCACCGCTCGCCCGACGACGGTCTGCTCACCGAGCTGGTCCGGGTCCGCCACGGCGAGCAGCCCCCGGGCGAGGAGCGGCTTACCGGGCACGAGCTCGTCTCGCTCGCGGCGCTCCTGCTCATCGCCGGCCATGAGACCACCACCAACCTGAACTCGGGCAGGCACAGCCACAACCACAAACGCAGATCGACAGACCGAGTGAAGCCCTCGACAGAGGCACCTGATATCAGTGGTGCCATGGACGCCTTCGATGACGAACCCCCTGCTAGGGACCTGGATGTCCTCCAGGCTGCTTTCCCAGTCGAATGGCGCGAACCGCCCCTGGGAGAGGAAGACGTTGCGGTCTGGGAGGACGAGCACGGCGTCCGGTTGCCGGAGCCCTATCGGAGCTTCATCACGCACATCACCAACGGCTCCTCCTACGGCCCGCCCGAGGACGGCGGTCTCCTTCCGCTCGGCTGGCTCCCTCCAGGCTGGCCCGACCAAGGGGACCGCGACCCCGCAACCGCCTTCCCGCTCGAACAGGCCTGGCCCTGGGAGGACGAGGAGGTCACCGCAACCGACTTCGACCAGCGCACAGTCGACGTCTACAACCACGGGTCCATCGTCCTGGGCACAGACGACGAGCTCTCCTACTGGCTCCTGGTGACCACCGGGCCGCAGCGCGGGAAGATCTGGCTTGTCTCGGAGGTCGGCGCCTACCCCTACCCAGGCCCCGAAGCCATCGGCTTCGTCGAATGGGTCCAGCGCTGGCAGGCCGGTAGCGGCTGGTGGGACTGA
- a CDS encoding ATP-binding protein, whose product MRRDTSARATGAAAVAVNGDAHKAILTNPVFNFYPAQASAPAVPRLLPPRLADFTGRAEEVARILLPSDGAGEHYAPDRIVVVSGTPGVGKTALATHVAHHPDGDFPHGRLYADLRGMGERPAEPEEVMARFLVALGTPQAELPGDPHLLLDAYRLALAGRRVLVVLDNAKGEEQVRPLIPAGGGSTVLITSRSRLAGLEGAQRLDLDTFSPEVALEFLRGVCGAERVDRGLADAEQVVDFCGRLPLALRISANRLSTNRYLRMADLARELRQERDRLGALEAGDLTVRAAFSLSYRRLNKAAIKVFRRLSQVPGDHFGPGICAALTGSSEREAARELRKLAEMSLIEPAPGPGCYRFHDLLRVFAREQLTEEAAESVADNAARMNDWLLRSALRAQFAVTGLPMPSFLQDGNVARVDSAQDAARWTEENLSSALPTARQLIGAGAPERAAVLAGALTTVCEATGNWPAWEEACRAGLEAAELVGDRQIGAGLMLQRANLARARREFGTAMEIAEEVRELTESLGDPMLTADTLNLLGGLHMDTGALERARPLLEQSLHLWQDLANPRETSKVLFNLGTVHRALGEFETAIRYFRSDLETCESLGDEPGTAETLNTLALTLLDVDDPSTAEQYQHRALEIFRRIGNPYKESMVTNDLALTLRHQGRNEEALAAQLADAEACRALGYRSGEAVARSNASVTLTMLGRTDEALGLNDEAVAVLTELGDRQRLAQALSGRSLVLFGAGLDDQAIATADRALELMEGEGQLKDRADLHFALALEHEGAGRHREALHHVEAFLAVRELPPGSPRIRSALVIARQAALELADHAKARHYQDLLTPAD is encoded by the coding sequence GTGAGGCGGGACACTTCGGCCCGGGCCACAGGGGCGGCGGCGGTCGCGGTGAACGGCGACGCGCACAAGGCGATCCTGACCAACCCGGTGTTCAACTTCTATCCCGCGCAGGCCTCGGCACCGGCGGTTCCGCGGCTGCTGCCGCCCCGGCTGGCCGACTTCACCGGGCGGGCGGAGGAGGTCGCGCGGATCCTCCTGCCGTCCGACGGAGCCGGTGAACACTACGCGCCCGACCGGATCGTGGTGGTCTCCGGCACCCCGGGCGTCGGCAAGACCGCCCTCGCCACCCACGTCGCCCACCACCCGGACGGCGACTTCCCGCACGGCCGGCTCTACGCCGACCTGCGGGGCATGGGCGAGCGGCCCGCAGAGCCGGAAGAGGTCATGGCCCGGTTCCTGGTGGCCCTCGGCACCCCGCAGGCGGAGCTGCCGGGCGACCCGCACCTGCTGCTCGACGCCTACCGGCTGGCGCTCGCCGGCCGCCGCGTACTGGTGGTCCTCGACAACGCGAAGGGCGAGGAGCAGGTCCGCCCGCTGATCCCGGCGGGCGGCGGCAGCACCGTGCTGATCACCAGCCGCAGCCGTCTCGCCGGACTGGAGGGCGCCCAGCGGCTGGACCTCGACACCTTCTCGCCGGAGGTCGCGCTGGAGTTCCTGCGCGGGGTCTGCGGTGCCGAGCGGGTGGACCGCGGGCTCGCCGACGCGGAACAGGTGGTCGATTTCTGCGGCCGGCTCCCGCTGGCCCTGCGGATCAGCGCCAACCGCCTGAGCACCAACCGGTACCTGCGGATGGCCGACCTGGCCCGCGAACTGCGCCAGGAACGCGACCGCCTCGGGGCCCTGGAGGCCGGTGACCTGACCGTGCGGGCCGCCTTCTCGCTGTCGTACCGCAGGCTCAACAAGGCCGCGATCAAGGTGTTCCGGCGGCTGTCCCAGGTACCGGGCGACCATTTCGGGCCGGGGATCTGCGCGGCGCTCACCGGTTCGAGCGAGCGCGAGGCCGCCAGGGAGCTGCGCAAGCTCGCCGAGATGAGCCTGATCGAGCCCGCACCCGGCCCCGGGTGCTACCGCTTCCACGACCTGCTGCGGGTCTTCGCCAGGGAACAACTCACCGAGGAGGCGGCCGAGTCGGTCGCGGACAACGCCGCTCGGATGAACGACTGGCTGCTGCGGTCGGCGCTGCGGGCGCAGTTCGCGGTCACCGGTCTTCCGATGCCGTCGTTCCTCCAGGACGGGAACGTCGCGCGGGTCGACAGCGCGCAGGACGCCGCCCGCTGGACCGAGGAGAACCTGTCGAGCGCACTGCCGACGGCCCGTCAGCTGATCGGCGCCGGCGCGCCGGAGCGGGCGGCCGTGCTGGCGGGCGCCTTGACCACGGTGTGCGAGGCGACCGGAAACTGGCCCGCCTGGGAGGAGGCGTGCCGGGCCGGTCTGGAGGCCGCCGAGCTCGTCGGCGACCGCCAGATCGGCGCCGGGCTCATGCTCCAGCGCGCGAACCTGGCCCGGGCCCGTCGCGAGTTCGGCACGGCGATGGAGATCGCGGAGGAGGTCCGCGAGCTGACCGAGTCCCTGGGCGACCCGATGCTGACCGCCGACACGCTGAACCTGCTCGGCGGCCTGCACATGGACACCGGGGCGCTGGAACGGGCCCGCCCGCTGCTCGAACAGAGCCTGCACCTGTGGCAGGACCTGGCGAACCCGCGCGAGACCAGCAAGGTGCTGTTCAACCTGGGCACCGTCCACCGTGCGCTGGGCGAGTTCGAGACCGCGATCCGGTACTTCCGCTCCGACCTCGAAACCTGCGAGTCGCTGGGCGACGAGCCCGGTACCGCCGAGACGCTGAACACCCTGGCCCTCACCCTCCTGGATGTCGACGACCCGTCCACGGCAGAGCAGTACCAGCACAGGGCGCTGGAGATCTTCCGCCGGATCGGCAACCCGTACAAGGAGAGCATGGTCACCAACGACCTGGCGCTGACCCTGCGGCACCAGGGCCGGAACGAGGAGGCCCTGGCCGCGCAGCTGGCCGACGCCGAAGCCTGCCGCGCGCTCGGGTACCGGTCGGGCGAGGCGGTGGCCAGGTCGAACGCCTCGGTGACGCTTACCATGCTCGGACGCACCGACGAGGCGCTCGGCCTGAACGACGAGGCGGTCGCCGTGCTCACCGAGCTCGGCGACCGCCAGCGCCTGGCACAGGCGCTGAGCGGCCGGTCGCTCGTGTTGTTCGGCGCCGGACTGGATGACCAGGCCATCGCCACGGCCGACCGGGCGCTGGAGCTGATGGAGGGCGAGGGACAGCTCAAGGACCGCGCCGACCTCCACTTCGCGCTGGCCCTGGAGCACGAGGGCGCGGGCCGCCACCGGGAGGCGCTGCACCACGTCGAGGCGTTCCTCGCCGTCCGCGAACTGCCTCCCGGGTCACCGCGGATCCGTTCGGCGCTGGTGATCGCCCGTCAGGCCGCTCTCGAACTGGCGGATCACGCCAAGGCCCGGCACTACCAGGACCTGCTCACGCCGGCCGACTGA
- a CDS encoding DUF2283 domain-containing protein: MDDEANEVRVAGAPAVRVEYDALADMAYIYLLGRIGPGEAVRQVPAQDNTAILDYDADGRLLGIELFSAGRRLHPDLLRVAERIDREPSPPSA, from the coding sequence ATGGATGACGAAGCGAACGAGGTACGAGTGGCCGGGGCTCCAGCGGTGCGGGTCGAATACGACGCTTTGGCAGACATGGCGTACATCTACCTCCTCGGCAGGATCGGGCCTGGAGAGGCTGTCCGGCAGGTACCCGCACAGGACAACACGGCGATACTCGACTACGACGCGGACGGACGACTGCTAGGCATCGAGCTGTTCAGTGCCGGACGCCGACTGCACCCCGATCTGCTGCGTGTCGCCGAGCGGATCGACCGTGAACCGAGTCCGCCGAGCGCGTGA
- a CDS encoding HAD family hydrolase: MLPIVLFDLDGLLIDSEPIWDAAKREVFGPLGLHLTTEMQAATRGLRQRDMVAYWFDRATIQADPDDVERQIVAAVCRRLAGVALKPGAEHAVAACARASRAMAVVSSSPESVIRHALASTGLDRSFDAVFSAEDDEHGKPHPGAYLRAAAALGASPDECIVIEDSFNGVLAGASAQMTVVAVPEAADRCDPRFAIATLALESLKDLDTSAFGAHVSRGSRNAT, translated from the coding sequence ATGCTACCGATTGTCCTGTTCGACCTGGACGGCCTTCTGATCGACTCCGAGCCGATCTGGGACGCGGCAAAGCGTGAAGTGTTCGGTCCGCTCGGCCTGCACCTCACAACGGAGATGCAGGCGGCGACGCGCGGGCTGCGGCAACGGGACATGGTGGCCTACTGGTTCGATCGGGCCACCATTCAAGCCGACCCCGACGACGTGGAGCGGCAGATCGTGGCCGCCGTGTGCCGCAGGCTGGCGGGAGTGGCGCTGAAGCCCGGCGCCGAACACGCCGTCGCGGCGTGCGCGCGTGCATCGAGGGCGATGGCCGTCGTGTCCTCTTCGCCGGAGTCGGTGATCCGGCATGCGCTCGCGAGCACCGGCCTTGACCGATCCTTCGACGCCGTGTTTTCCGCCGAAGACGACGAACACGGCAAGCCCCACCCGGGCGCCTATCTCCGCGCAGCCGCCGCCCTCGGCGCGTCACCCGACGAATGCATCGTGATCGAGGACTCGTTCAACGGCGTCCTTGCCGGCGCGTCGGCCCAGATGACGGTCGTCGCCGTCCCCGAGGCCGCTGATCGCTGCGATCCGCGCTTCGCGATTGCCACTCTGGCGCTGGAGTCCCTCAAGGATCTCGATACCTCTGCATTCGGCGCGCACGTGTCCAGGGGGAGCCGGAACGCCACGTGA
- a CDS encoding DUF6087 family protein — MLEPDDETVTDWYSARANRERPPGVRDALTLDPTTRRGGALFPDTPRLVVEWDGQSWQPVGVADTYADAYPMIVRRGEDFAPPQDDTPVALLRKGSGRHRKS; from the coding sequence GTGCTCGAACCCGACGACGAAACCGTGACCGACTGGTACAGCGCCCGCGCCAACCGGGAACGGCCCCCGGGCGTCCGAGACGCACTGACCCTTGACCCGACCACCCGGCGAGGCGGTGCCCTGTTCCCCGACACACCACGCCTGGTGGTCGAGTGGGATGGGCAGTCGTGGCAGCCAGTTGGGGTGGCGGACACGTACGCCGATGCCTACCCCATGATCGTTCGACGGGGCGAGGACTTCGCCCCGCCGCAGGATGACACCCCTGTTGCCCTGCTCCGGAAGGGAAGCGGTCGGCACCGCAAGAGCTAG
- a CDS encoding NADP-dependent oxidoreductase → MTIKAARIHDYGDASVIRHDDVPRPEPASGEVLVRVAATSFNPTEAALRGGLLRAFFPLELPYTLGWDVAGTVTELGAGAQGFTVGDRVIGRLDSAGAAAEYVRAPVATLVAAPATIPLAHAAALPVAGLTAWQAVFEHGKVAAGQQVLVNGAGGGVGGFVTQLAKHAGAHVIATAGARSAEAVRRQGADQVIDYTATPLVAALDGPVDTLLNLVQLSPPDAAALAPLVRPGGRIVSIATPIEPPEDARVTAMHMVARNDVAQLAALVELIDAGVVAVDISESRPLADLGAVHRLSEAGRIRGKVIIVP, encoded by the coding sequence ATGACGATCAAGGCCGCACGAATCCACGACTACGGCGACGCATCCGTGATCCGCCACGACGACGTTCCGCGCCCTGAGCCCGCATCAGGCGAAGTGCTCGTCCGCGTCGCCGCGACCTCGTTCAACCCCACCGAGGCCGCGCTGCGGGGCGGACTGCTCCGCGCCTTCTTCCCCTTGGAGCTTCCGTACACGCTCGGCTGGGACGTCGCCGGCACCGTCACCGAGCTCGGCGCGGGCGCGCAGGGGTTCACCGTCGGCGACCGGGTCATCGGGCGGCTCGACAGCGCGGGCGCGGCCGCCGAGTACGTACGGGCGCCCGTGGCCACGCTGGTCGCGGCTCCCGCCACCATCCCGCTCGCGCACGCTGCGGCCCTCCCCGTGGCCGGTCTGACGGCGTGGCAGGCAGTGTTCGAGCACGGGAAGGTGGCGGCTGGGCAGCAGGTCCTGGTCAACGGTGCGGGCGGAGGCGTCGGCGGCTTCGTGACACAGCTCGCCAAGCACGCGGGGGCCCACGTGATCGCCACGGCCGGCGCCCGCAGCGCCGAGGCGGTCCGGCGGCAGGGCGCGGACCAAGTGATCGACTACACCGCCACCCCGCTGGTTGCCGCACTCGACGGCCCGGTGGACACCCTGCTCAACCTCGTCCAGCTGAGCCCGCCGGACGCCGCGGCCCTGGCGCCGCTGGTGCGGCCGGGCGGGCGGATCGTCTCGATCGCCACCCCCATCGAGCCACCCGAGGATGCCAGGGTCACCGCGATGCACATGGTCGCCCGCAATGACGTGGCGCAGCTGGCGGCGCTGGTGGAGCTCATCGACGCGGGCGTGGTCGCCGTCGACATCAGCGAGTCACGCCCACTCGCCGACCTCGGCGCCGTCCACCGCCTCAGCGAGGCCGGCCGGATCCGGGGCAAGGTCATCATCGTTCCCTGA
- a CDS encoding AraC family transcriptional regulator, which produces MDVLSDVIAVMRTGRPRSAHVRWHAPWGQEFASVPGSAGFQVVLRGSCWLLPPDGEPVPLGVGDVLFLPHGSGHTLADSPGSLPAAPACGPDDPRLSEPYASDSVDRTGAGGPVTVVLCGTYQLDPSRTHPLLRGLPDRIHLPAHPDRYPELRSAVGLLAAELEHPRLGTDAAVPALLDTLLLYILRIWFSEQPARGNATGWAAALNDPAVTAALDAIHRAPAAPWTVAKLAAEAGLSRAPFARRFAALIGQPPLGYLTWWRMTTAARLLRASDAPLKSVAAQVGYASEFAFATAFKRTHGTAPGTFRRRS; this is translated from the coding sequence GTGGATGTGCTCAGTGACGTCATCGCGGTGATGCGGACCGGTCGGCCCCGGTCGGCGCACGTGCGGTGGCACGCCCCGTGGGGGCAGGAGTTCGCCTCCGTGCCGGGGTCGGCGGGCTTCCAGGTGGTCCTGCGGGGCTCCTGCTGGCTGCTTCCGCCGGACGGGGAGCCCGTCCCGCTGGGCGTGGGTGACGTGCTGTTCCTGCCCCACGGCAGTGGGCACACCCTGGCCGACAGCCCCGGATCCCTGCCTGCGGCTCCTGCCTGCGGCCCCGACGACCCGAGACTTTCCGAGCCCTACGCGTCGGACAGCGTCGACCGGACCGGAGCCGGCGGTCCGGTCACCGTCGTGCTGTGCGGGACCTACCAGCTCGACCCGTCCCGCACCCACCCGCTGCTGCGCGGCCTGCCCGACCGGATCCACCTCCCCGCGCACCCGGACCGGTACCCGGAACTGCGCTCGGCCGTGGGGCTGCTGGCCGCCGAACTGGAGCACCCGCGCCTGGGCACGGACGCGGCCGTCCCCGCTCTGCTGGACACGCTGCTGCTGTACATCCTGCGCATCTGGTTCAGTGAGCAGCCCGCCCGGGGCAACGCCACCGGCTGGGCCGCCGCGCTCAACGACCCGGCGGTCACCGCCGCCCTCGACGCCATCCACCGGGCCCCGGCGGCGCCGTGGACGGTGGCGAAGCTCGCCGCGGAAGCGGGGCTGTCCCGGGCGCCGTTCGCCAGGCGCTTCGCCGCACTGATCGGCCAACCACCCCTCGGCTACCTGACCTGGTGGCGGATGACCACGGCCGCGCGCCTGCTGCGGGCATCGGACGCACCGTTGAAGTCCGTCGCCGCCCAGGTGGGCTACGCCTCCGAGTTCGCCTTCGCCACCGCGTTCAAGCGCACCCACGGGACGGCCCCCGGCACGTTCAGACGGCGGAGCTGA